The Xenopus laevis strain J_2021 chromosome 7S, Xenopus_laevis_v10.1, whole genome shotgun sequence genome includes a window with the following:
- the LOC121396442 gene encoding neuromodulin-like isoform X1 codes for MDKKQRNPSLLTLYSVLKDFRAEYTDFEALASYYEHHYRVEFGENIILKHFLLTCDVDPRMRAKENVMHYWKMLHSLEVIKREYAALRKSAKLPPDHPTRVRNRRKQLEYLRLENTINQHLTHLHHEFLRELKLKKAARKKQVHSPAAEEKEDGAPAAEDEEALDTEDREEEAEGAPAEDPAVEEKMMEEQAPAEEEKEEEAPGAAEEEALASQEKGEGAEDKEEVDGPTNEDTAPPAEEQQVPEEEEKEEGVEVGGSAEEHQAPGMEEKTEEQSPAVEEKEEGADGEEGIMKDSLVVERPTLRKQFRKAIMKRLRRVWHSTQRLAACCCCCCRRPNTMA; via the exons acgctgtactccgtcctgaaggacTTCAGGGCGGAATATACGGATTTTGAGGCCCTCGCTTCTTATTATG AACATCACTATCGGGTCGAATTCGGCGAGAACATCatcct aaagcacttccttctAACATGCGATgtggacccgaggatgagggccaaAGAGAACGTTATGCATTACTGGAAAATGCTCCACTcgctg gaagtgatcaagagggaatatgccgccctcaggaaatctgccaagctgcctcct gatcaTCCAACTCGAGTGCGAAACCGGAGGAAGCAGCTTGAGTATTtgcggctggagaat ACTATCAACCAACATCTGACCCACCTTCACCATGAGTTCTTGAGGGAGCTGAAGCTAAAGAAAGCTGCTcg TAAGAAACAAGTACACAGTCCTGCAGCTGAAGAAAAGGAGGATGGAGCCCCTGCAGCAGAAGATGAGGAAGCCCTTGATACAGAAGACAGGGAAGAGGAAGCGGAAGGAGCTCCAGCTGAAgaccctgcagtggaggagaagatgatggaggagcaagctccagcagaggaagaaaaggaagaagaagctcctggagcagcagaagaggaagctcTTGCCTCTCAGGAGAAAGGAGAAGGTGCTGAAGATAAGGAAGAAGTGGATGGTCCAACAAATGAAGACACAGCTCCTCCCGCTGAAGAACAGCAAGtccctgaagaggaggagaaagaagagggagtggaagtaggaggttctgcagaagaacatcaagctCCTGGAATGGAGGAGAAGACAGAGGAGCAAtctcctgcagtggaggagaaagaggagggaGCTGATGGTGAAGAAGGGATCATGAAAGATTCTCTGGTGGTGGAGAGGCCGACCCTCCGAAAACAGttcaggaaggccatcatgaagaggctccggagagtttgg cattccacccaaagactcgccgcctgctgctgctgctgctgccgccgaccCAACACCATGGCCTAA